In the genome of Cutibacterium equinum, one region contains:
- the gyrB gene encoding DNA topoisomerase (ATP-hydrolyzing) subunit B, with product MPESTDGDTPEDLLIDATDHPDVLDSDLPPTTVDGSYDAGQITVLEGLEAVRKRPGMYIGSTGERGLHHCVYEIVDNSVDEAMAGYCDTIEVELLDDNWCQVTDNGRGIPVKEHPVEHIPTVTLVLTKLHAGGKFGNGGYKVSGGLHGVGSSVVNALSSHFVVEVRRDGYHWRQSFSLGDPDGPLEQLEALGPDDHEGTTVRFQPSDEIFDSIVFDYETLSNRFREMAFLNKGLRIMLTDRREGHVDEDGNPIQEDFLYNEGLKDYVRFLTGTRDVINPTIISLESHRRDEGMGLEIAMQWNTSYTTSVHTFANAINTIEGGAHEEGFRAALTNTVNRWGETWGLIKKREDRVSGDDIREGLTAVVSIKLTEPQFEGQTKTKLGNAEAKSFVQKALNEKLSDWFEENPNEGKNIVRKSQAAAQARVAARKARDLARNRKGLLGSTSLPGKLKDCSSTNPQECEIFIVEGDSAGGSASQGRDPRIQAILPLRGKILNVEKARLDRALSSETIESIINALGTGVHEDFDLDKLRYHKIILMADADVDGAHIRTLLLTLLFRFMRPVIDAGHVYLAQPPLFRLRWTNSPHELAYSDEERDLLREDGLAHGKKLPQVNPIQRYKGLGEMDAEDLWDTTMDPDKRLLLQVTLEDAALADQMFSILMGEDVEQRRSFIQRNAKDVRFLDI from the coding sequence ATGCCCGAGTCGACCGATGGGGACACCCCCGAGGACCTTCTCATCGACGCCACCGACCATCCTGACGTTCTCGACTCGGATCTTCCCCCGACGACTGTTGACGGGTCCTATGACGCCGGTCAGATCACCGTCCTGGAAGGTCTGGAAGCCGTTCGGAAGCGTCCCGGTATGTATATCGGTTCCACCGGTGAGCGCGGTCTGCACCACTGCGTCTACGAGATCGTCGACAACTCCGTCGACGAGGCGATGGCCGGTTACTGCGACACCATCGAGGTCGAACTCCTCGACGACAACTGGTGCCAGGTCACCGACAACGGACGTGGCATCCCGGTCAAGGAACACCCCGTCGAACACATCCCCACCGTCACCCTGGTGCTGACCAAGCTGCACGCCGGCGGCAAGTTCGGCAACGGCGGCTACAAGGTTTCCGGCGGTCTGCACGGCGTCGGTTCCTCGGTCGTCAACGCCTTGTCCAGCCACTTCGTCGTCGAGGTGCGCCGTGACGGCTACCACTGGCGTCAGTCCTTCAGTCTGGGAGACCCGGACGGCCCGTTGGAGCAGCTCGAGGCCCTCGGCCCCGACGACCACGAGGGCACCACGGTGCGCTTCCAGCCCTCCGACGAGATCTTCGACTCCATCGTCTTCGACTACGAGACCTTGTCGAACCGTTTCCGCGAGATGGCCTTCCTCAACAAGGGGCTGCGGATCATGCTCACCGACCGTCGTGAAGGTCATGTCGACGAGGACGGCAACCCCATCCAGGAGGATTTCCTCTACAACGAGGGCCTCAAGGACTATGTCCGCTTCCTCACCGGGACCCGTGACGTCATCAACCCCACCATCATCTCCTTGGAGTCCCACCGTCGCGACGAGGGCATGGGCCTGGAGATCGCGATGCAGTGGAACACCTCATACACCACCAGCGTCCACACCTTCGCCAACGCCATCAACACCATCGAGGGTGGCGCCCACGAGGAGGGCTTCCGTGCCGCCCTCACCAACACCGTCAACCGGTGGGGTGAGACCTGGGGGCTCATCAAGAAGCGCGAGGACCGCGTGTCCGGTGACGACATCCGCGAGGGTCTGACCGCCGTCGTGTCCATCAAGCTCACCGAACCACAGTTCGAGGGCCAGACGAAGACCAAGCTCGGTAACGCCGAGGCCAAGTCCTTCGTCCAGAAGGCCCTCAACGAGAAGCTCTCCGACTGGTTCGAGGAGAACCCCAACGAGGGCAAGAACATCGTCCGCAAGTCCCAGGCCGCTGCCCAGGCCCGAGTGGCAGCCCGCAAGGCCCGCGACTTGGCCCGTAACCGCAAGGGTCTGCTGGGCTCGACCTCCCTGCCCGGCAAGCTCAAGGACTGCTCCTCGACCAACCCGCAGGAGTGCGAGATCTTCATCGTGGAGGGTGACTCGGCCGGTGGCTCGGCCTCTCAGGGCCGCGACCCGCGCATCCAGGCGATCTTGCCGCTGCGAGGAAAGATCCTCAACGTCGAGAAGGCCCGTCTCGACCGCGCGCTGAGCTCAGAGACCATCGAGTCGATCATCAATGCGCTGGGAACCGGCGTCCACGAGGACTTTGATCTGGACAAGTTGCGCTACCACAAGATCATCCTCATGGCTGACGCCGACGTCGACGGCGCACACATCCGCACCCTGCTGCTGACCCTGCTGTTCCGGTTCATGCGCCCGGTCATTGACGCCGGTCACGTCTACCTGGCCCAGCCGCCGTTGTTCCGGCTGCGTTGGACGAACTCCCCTCATGAGCTGGCCTACTCCGACGAGGAGCGTGACCTGCTGCGCGAGGATGGTCTGGCCCACGGCAAGAAGCTTCCTCAGGTCAACCCGATCCAGCGGTACAAGGGTCTGGGTGAGATGGATGCCGAGGATCTGTGGGACACCACCATGGACCCCGACAAGCGTTTGCTGCTCCAGGTGACCCTCGAAGACGCCGCCCTGGCCGATCAGATGTTCTCCATCCTCATGGGTGAGGACGTCGAGCAGCGCCGGTCGTTCATCCAGCGCAATGCCAAGGACGTTCGCTTCCTCGACATCTGA
- the gyrA gene encoding DNA gyrase subunit A codes for MADDEKPDEQNQADRQGLVTGRHVGIQPVEIRDEIQNAYLDYAMSVIVGRALPDVRDGLKPVHRRVIYAMYDGGYRPDRGWNKCSRVVGDVMGKYHPHGDSAIYDTLVRLAQPWAMRYKLVQGQGNFGSQGNDGAAAMRYTECKMAPLAMEMVRDIDQETVDFQPNYDNKETEPVVLPARFPNLLVNGSSGIAVGMATNIPTHNLREVNEAVQWSLAHPEASSEELLEACMERIKGPDFPGGALIVGRQGIEDAYRTGRGSVTMRAVIDMEEDKKGRQCLVVTELPYMCNPDNLATKIADLVNSGRINGIADIRDDSSARTGQRLVIVLKRDAQPRVVMNNLYKHTALQDTFGCNMLALVDNVPRTLRLDQFISYWIGHQMEVIRRRTEYRLTQAEKDAHIQRALVKALDMLDEVIALIRRSPNTEAASTGLQELLDIDEIQARAILDMQLRRLAALERQKIINRLEELERLIADYKAILASEDRQREIISNELAEIVEKYGDERRTRIIAADGDFSEEDFIPDDDVVVTITRGGYAKRTRTDLYRVQKRGGKGVRGASLRADDEVAQLFTTTNHQWILFFTNMGRVYRTKVWQLPEAGRDAKGGHVAGLLSFLPDEKIAQVMTLRSYEDAEYLLLATRKGLVKKTALKAYDSSRQAGVIAINFRTEDDELIGAERCSAEDDVLLISRKGQAIRFSAGDDQLRPMGRATSGVTGMKFRDDDELLSMSIIPADMPEDDRFVFTATDGGYAKRTAVSQYRQQGRGGLGIKAMALNEERGSLVGGLVVSEADEIIAIKNSGQITRSAVSEVPAKGRSTMGVKFVSVSGEDCVSIIAVNPEREVEEDVEGGASDTAEGAPTQTESADGFSQGDTVDDDRTVETAESDMKPEDNGE; via the coding sequence ATGGCTGACGACGAGAAGCCCGACGAGCAGAACCAGGCAGACCGTCAAGGACTGGTGACCGGCCGTCATGTCGGGATCCAGCCGGTCGAGATTCGTGACGAGATTCAGAACGCCTACCTCGACTACGCGATGAGCGTCATCGTCGGGCGAGCCCTGCCCGATGTGCGTGACGGCCTCAAGCCGGTGCATCGTCGCGTCATCTACGCGATGTACGACGGTGGTTACCGCCCCGACCGCGGCTGGAACAAGTGCTCCCGTGTCGTCGGTGACGTCATGGGTAAGTACCACCCGCACGGTGACTCGGCCATTTACGACACCTTGGTACGTCTGGCCCAGCCGTGGGCCATGCGCTACAAGCTGGTCCAGGGCCAGGGCAACTTCGGTTCCCAGGGCAATGACGGCGCGGCCGCCATGCGATACACCGAGTGCAAGATGGCTCCGCTGGCCATGGAGATGGTTCGCGACATCGACCAAGAGACCGTCGATTTCCAGCCGAACTATGACAACAAGGAGACCGAGCCGGTCGTCCTGCCTGCCAGATTCCCGAACCTGCTCGTCAATGGGTCCTCGGGTATTGCCGTCGGTATGGCCACCAACATCCCGACGCACAACCTGCGCGAGGTCAACGAGGCCGTGCAGTGGTCCCTGGCCCACCCCGAGGCCTCCTCCGAGGAGCTGCTCGAGGCGTGCATGGAGAGGATCAAGGGTCCGGACTTCCCCGGGGGCGCCCTCATCGTCGGCCGGCAGGGGATCGAGGACGCCTACCGCACCGGTCGTGGCTCGGTGACGATGCGCGCCGTCATCGACATGGAGGAGGACAAGAAGGGACGCCAGTGCCTGGTCGTCACTGAATTGCCCTACATGTGCAACCCCGACAATCTCGCCACCAAGATCGCTGACCTGGTGAACTCGGGTCGCATCAACGGCATCGCCGACATCCGCGACGACTCCTCGGCCCGCACCGGCCAGCGTCTGGTCATCGTCCTCAAGAGGGACGCCCAGCCGCGCGTCGTCATGAACAACCTGTACAAGCACACCGCCTTGCAGGACACCTTCGGCTGCAACATGTTGGCCCTGGTCGACAACGTTCCGCGTACCCTGCGTCTGGATCAGTTCATCAGCTACTGGATCGGCCACCAGATGGAGGTCATCCGCAGGCGCACCGAGTACCGCCTGACCCAGGCTGAGAAGGACGCCCACATCCAGCGGGCCCTCGTCAAGGCACTCGACATGCTCGACGAGGTCATTGCCCTCATCCGCCGCTCCCCGAACACCGAGGCCGCCAGCACCGGACTTCAGGAGCTGCTCGACATCGACGAGATTCAGGCTCGCGCCATTCTCGACATGCAGCTACGTCGTCTGGCTGCCCTGGAGCGTCAGAAGATCATCAACCGCCTGGAAGAACTCGAACGGCTCATCGCCGACTACAAGGCCATCCTGGCCAGCGAGGATCGTCAGCGCGAGATCATCTCCAACGAGCTCGCCGAGATCGTCGAGAAGTACGGGGACGAGCGTCGCACCCGCATCATCGCGGCGGACGGGGACTTCTCCGAGGAGGACTTCATTCCTGACGATGACGTCGTCGTCACCATCACCCGCGGTGGGTATGCCAAGCGCACCCGTACCGACCTGTACCGCGTGCAGAAGCGCGGTGGCAAGGGAGTTCGCGGTGCCAGCCTGCGTGCTGACGACGAGGTGGCCCAGCTGTTCACGACCACCAACCACCAGTGGATCCTCTTCTTCACGAATATGGGTCGGGTTTATCGCACCAAGGTGTGGCAGTTGCCGGAGGCCGGTCGTGACGCCAAGGGTGGTCACGTTGCTGGGCTACTGAGCTTCCTGCCCGACGAGAAGATCGCCCAGGTCATGACCTTGCGCTCCTACGAGGACGCTGAGTACCTGCTGCTGGCCACCCGCAAGGGACTGGTCAAGAAGACCGCTCTCAAGGCCTACGATTCTTCTCGTCAGGCTGGTGTCATCGCGATCAACTTCCGTACCGAGGACGACGAGCTCATCGGTGCCGAGCGGTGCTCGGCCGAGGACGACGTGCTGCTCATCAGTCGCAAGGGTCAGGCAATCCGGTTCTCCGCTGGCGACGACCAGTTGCGTCCGATGGGTCGTGCCACCTCCGGTGTGACCGGCATGAAGTTCCGTGATGACGACGAGCTGCTGTCGATGTCGATCATTCCCGCCGACATGCCCGAGGACGACCGTTTCGTCTTCACCGCGACCGACGGTGGCTACGCCAAGCGCACCGCCGTCTCGCAGTACCGTCAGCAGGGTCGTGGTGGCCTTGGCATCAAGGCGATGGCCCTCAACGAGGAGCGCGGTTCCCTTGTCGGCGGCCTGGTGGTCAGTGAGGCTGACGAGATCATCGCCATCAAGAATTCGGGTCAGATCACCCGGTCGGCCGTCAGTGAGGTTCCTGCCAAGGGACGCTCGACGATGGGGGTGAAGTTCGTCTCCGTCAGCGGTGAGGACTGCGTGTCGATCATCGCCGTGAACCCGGAGCGCGAGGTCGAGGAGGACGTCGAGGGAGGCGCTTCGGACACTGCTGAGGGTGCCCCCACACAGACCGAATCCGCAGATGGGTTTTCGCAAGGCGATACTGTGGACGACGACCGTACCGTCGAAACGGCGGAAAGCGACATGAAGCCGGAGGACAACGGTGAGTGA
- a CDS encoding DUF3566 domain-containing protein, with protein sequence MSDEKTVMHPGPDDPEATRWTAGDARRTFQGEGQQRPDPRQESDRKRTTASTPTRKRTDSSATTWEKAPSQSQSRPAQARQPARAARRTRKARLRLTRVDPWSVMKTSLLFGVAGAVILFIATWIIWGIIGASGALDSLNKVANDLISSPSSNSKFQLSDYVNTGRVLGLTALIGAINAVLFTAISTLFSFLYNLAAQIMGGLEVTLAED encoded by the coding sequence GTGAGTGACGAGAAGACGGTGATGCATCCGGGGCCCGATGACCCAGAGGCGACGCGCTGGACTGCCGGTGACGCTCGCCGTACCTTCCAGGGCGAGGGCCAGCAGCGTCCCGATCCGCGCCAAGAGTCTGATCGTAAGCGGACGACCGCGTCCACCCCGACGCGCAAGCGAACCGATTCGAGTGCGACGACGTGGGAGAAAGCCCCCAGCCAGTCGCAGTCGCGTCCGGCTCAGGCGCGTCAGCCTGCTCGGGCTGCCAGACGTACCCGCAAGGCTCGGTTGCGTCTGACTCGTGTTGATCCCTGGTCAGTCATGAAGACCTCCCTGCTGTTCGGTGTTGCTGGTGCCGTGATTCTCTTCATCGCGACGTGGATCATCTGGGGCATCATCGGTGCCTCGGGTGCCCTCGACTCGTTGAACAAGGTGGCCAATGACCTCATCAGTTCCCCGAGCTCGAACTCGAAGTTCCAGCTTTCTGACTACGTCAACACTGGCCGAGTCTTGGGTCTGACGGCCCTCATCGGTGCCATCAACGCAGTGTTGTTCACGGCGATCTCAACCCTGTTCAGCTTCCTGTACAACCTGGCCGCCCAGATCATGGGTGGCTTGGAGGTGACCCTCGCCGAGGACTGA
- a CDS encoding LacI family DNA-binding transcriptional regulator, producing the protein MNHKPTIKDVAKLAGVSLGTASRVLNGSSATSPASRSAVRKAAKELGYLSNAHARSLRSAHSGVIGLVVPDIRNPYFAELASVVENACLAHGWATLLCNADESADQFNRYVDTLRRQQVDGAIVAPTGLGEQAVKDLVDDGVQVVCVDREIAGSTLPSVTSDPWNGMREAVDHLLDRGHRTIGFITGPQQSSTGLERYQAYCRLLAERGVDVVEDLVVVGDYQEESGRVGAGLLLDRGATAIFASDSLMSMGALRTCLDRGVRIGEEIDLVGFDDLPLFSLTNPALTVVAQDIDAMGKVAVDLLNRAMAGEPTSSARLDTHLIVRASTRMVKEDQ; encoded by the coding sequence GTGAATCACAAACCGACGATCAAGGACGTCGCCAAGCTGGCTGGTGTGTCCCTGGGGACGGCATCACGAGTCCTCAACGGCAGTTCGGCGACCTCCCCAGCGTCTCGCAGTGCCGTGCGCAAGGCGGCCAAGGAGCTCGGTTACCTGTCGAATGCCCACGCCAGGTCGTTGCGCTCTGCCCACAGCGGCGTCATTGGATTGGTCGTCCCGGACATTCGCAACCCCTACTTCGCCGAACTGGCCTCCGTCGTCGAGAACGCGTGCCTGGCTCACGGTTGGGCCACCTTGCTGTGCAATGCCGACGAGTCTGCCGACCAGTTCAACCGCTACGTTGACACTCTGCGCCGCCAGCAAGTCGACGGGGCCATCGTGGCCCCTACCGGCTTGGGAGAACAGGCCGTCAAGGATCTTGTTGACGACGGGGTTCAGGTCGTGTGCGTGGACCGTGAGATCGCTGGCTCAACTCTGCCGTCGGTCACCTCTGACCCGTGGAACGGCATGAGGGAGGCCGTCGATCACCTGCTGGATCGAGGGCACCGCACGATCGGTTTCATCACCGGTCCGCAGCAGTCATCAACGGGTCTGGAACGCTATCAGGCCTATTGTCGACTGCTGGCTGAGCGTGGCGTTGACGTCGTCGAGGATCTCGTGGTGGTGGGTGACTACCAGGAGGAATCCGGACGTGTCGGCGCAGGACTGCTGCTCGATCGCGGCGCCACCGCCATCTTCGCGTCCGACTCGCTGATGTCGATGGGAGCCCTGCGAACCTGCCTCGACAGGGGAGTTCGCATTGGCGAGGAGATTGACTTGGTCGGTTTCGACGACCTTCCGCTGTTCAGCCTCACCAACCCCGCGCTCACCGTCGTCGCCCAGGACATCGACGCCATGGGGAAGGTCGCTGTCGATCTGCTGAACCGCGCCATGGCAGGTGAACCGACCAGCTCCGCTCGACTGGACACCCATCTCATCGTCAGGGCATCAACCCGAATGGTCAAGGAGGACCAGTGA
- a CDS encoding sugar ABC transporter ATP-binding protein: MTSSPVLRLDHVSKAFGPVKVIDDVSVDVIAGRVRVLLGENGAGKSTLIKMMSGIYHPDSGSVVIDGKPGDLPTVKAAEAAGIATIHQELNLVPQMSVAENIMLGRTPSRGGLVSWGPMRAQARTALERIGLDVSPDRLVGSLSTAHQQLVEIARALSMDARVLILDEPTAALTRKESGQLFEVMDDLKANGVAMVFISHHLDEIPRVGDDVSVLRDGSLVGEVPASTSERELVTMMVGRDIDDQFPRHRGEVGEVLLSVKGLSREGAFQDVGFDLHAGEVLGLAGLVGAGRTEVLRAVAGADKYDSGTVTVRGKELAGGKISHAIANGIGHVPEERKSQGLVLDASVNENLGYATMKSTSHAGLVDRSGQRRRAQGVAEKLRVRMAGLDQPVRNLSGGNQQKVVIGRWILADSSILLLDEPTRGVDVGAKVEIYQLINAVTDAGGAVLMVSSELPEVIGMSDRILVMAHGRAVGTLDARTATEDAVMELAVASVDPSDDKPE, from the coding sequence GTGACATCATCGCCAGTACTTCGACTCGACCATGTCAGCAAGGCTTTCGGACCCGTCAAGGTCATTGACGATGTGTCCGTGGACGTCATTGCGGGAAGGGTGCGGGTCCTCCTCGGGGAGAATGGAGCCGGGAAATCCACACTCATCAAGATGATGAGCGGGATCTATCACCCGGACTCGGGCTCGGTGGTCATCGATGGTAAGCCTGGTGACCTTCCCACCGTCAAGGCTGCTGAGGCGGCGGGTATTGCGACGATCCACCAGGAGCTCAATCTCGTTCCGCAGATGTCGGTGGCCGAGAACATCATGCTGGGGCGTACTCCCAGCCGTGGCGGACTCGTCAGTTGGGGCCCGATGCGAGCCCAGGCCCGTACCGCTCTGGAGCGGATTGGCCTGGACGTCTCCCCAGATCGCCTCGTCGGTTCGTTGAGTACTGCTCACCAGCAGCTTGTCGAGATCGCGCGAGCTCTTTCGATGGATGCCAGGGTGCTCATCCTCGACGAGCCCACCGCCGCCCTGACTCGCAAGGAGTCCGGCCAGCTGTTCGAGGTGATGGACGACCTCAAGGCCAACGGCGTGGCGATGGTGTTCATTTCCCACCACCTCGACGAGATTCCGCGCGTGGGTGACGATGTGTCCGTGCTGCGTGACGGCAGCCTCGTCGGCGAGGTTCCCGCCTCCACGAGTGAGCGTGAGCTCGTCACGATGATGGTGGGCCGCGACATCGACGACCAATTCCCGCGCCACCGCGGCGAGGTCGGCGAGGTGTTGCTGTCGGTCAAGGGGCTCAGCCGCGAAGGGGCGTTCCAGGACGTCGGATTCGACCTGCATGCCGGCGAGGTGCTGGGCCTGGCCGGTTTGGTGGGAGCCGGACGTACCGAGGTTCTGCGAGCCGTCGCCGGGGCTGACAAATACGACTCCGGTACCGTCACCGTGCGCGGCAAGGAGCTTGCCGGCGGAAAAATCTCCCACGCGATTGCCAATGGCATCGGACACGTACCCGAGGAGCGCAAGTCCCAGGGGTTGGTTTTGGACGCCTCGGTCAACGAGAACCTCGGGTACGCCACCATGAAGTCGACCTCACATGCCGGTCTGGTGGATCGATCCGGGCAACGACGACGAGCCCAGGGGGTCGCCGAGAAGCTGCGGGTCCGGATGGCGGGTTTGGATCAGCCGGTGCGCAATTTGTCTGGTGGCAATCAGCAGAAGGTCGTCATTGGACGCTGGATCCTCGCAGACTCGTCAATTTTGCTGCTCGACGAGCCGACCCGAGGAGTCGACGTCGGCGCGAAGGTCGAGATCTACCAGCTCATCAACGCTGTCACTGACGCCGGTGGGGCCGTCCTCATGGTCTCCAGCGAGTTGCCGGAGGTCATCGGGATGAGCGATCGAATCCTCGTCATGGCTCATGGACGGGCGGTGGGGACCCTGGATGCCCGGACAGCCACCGAGGATGCCGTCATGGAGTTGGCCGTGGCCTCCGTTGACCCCAGTGATGACAAACCAGAGTAA